In the genome of Paenibacillus sp. GP183, the window AGCCAATCCGCAGTCCGTAGCGGATTTCAAAGCAGGCAAGGAAAAAGCGGTAGGCTTCCTCGTCGGCCAAATCATGAAGGAAACCAAAGGAAAAGCTAACCCGGGTCTGGTCAATAAGCTGATCCTGGAGAGCTTGAACAAGCAGTAATATATGGCTCCAATGGTGAACCGGTAACATAAAGAAAGTGGTGACCCCTTGAAGCGGGACACCACTTTATTTCATTTTGAAGGGAGATCGGGGAAATGGTAATCAAACGGCTCTCTATGAAGAGTAATGAAGAGGTTTTGGAGCTGCTGACCATGCAGCTTGCGTCTTACCAGGTGGAAGCCGACTTAATCGGCTTTGATGGGATACCGCCTCTGAAGGACGGAATTCAATCTCTGAAGGAAGCTAAGGAAACCTTCATAGGCTGTTATATGGAAGCAGAAGGAAAAGAAGAACTGACAGGAGCTATTTCTTTTACCCGAAATGGGAGTGTCGTTGAAATTTGCCGAATGATTGTTGACCCGAAGCATTTTCGCAAAGGCATTGCCAGCAGTCTGCTTCGCCATCTTATGGCCGAGCAACGCCGCAAGGGAGTCTCCCGGTTTATTGTATCGACGGGAACCGCAAATTTCCCTGCTGTAAGCTTGTATAAGAGCTTTGGATTTCACGAACGCAGAGTAATCACCATAGCGCCTAATATTACATTGACCACTTTTGAATGTTCAGAGGAAAACTACAATCCTGAGCCATAAGCTTCAAAGTCAATTTCCTTGTTGTTGATTTGCCGCCGTCGGACGCTGCTTATTCTCTCCAATTTCACTTCTGCTTCAAGAAGAAAGCTTTCTTTTCGCGAACTTGTACTTGTATAATGAACTTGTGCGCTTCTTATGGCAATGCCTCTTTCATGTTCGATCCAACCAGCCTGTTGATCCGACATTTTGGCTTTGAATTCCTCTAAGGTTATAATCCCAATTGCAAGTGCGTCTGCTTTTGTCATGATTTCAATAACTACACTATGCACTCCTGTGAATGTACTGGCAACTGCAATTCTATCCTCTTGAGACAATGTGGTAAAAGGGTGCATCAATTGAAAGTATACGAAGGTCTCGCCAACTTCACCGAAGCCCAAATGTTCTTCAAACAGCCACTGACCAAGAGGCAAACAACCAACTAAACTTTGTATCCCGCCATCAGGCACCACGTAAAGAGCACACACAACATTGGAATGGAGCAAAATCTCCGAGTAACGATTGGGATGCCGAACGTCCCCTTCAACATAACCCTTTCCAGGATGGAAGAAGAACATTTGATTAGCTCCATAACCGGCCACAGCGTCTAATGGCCAAGAAATATCCCACCGATACTGCTCATTGAGATATTCCTCCATGTATTCATACATGCCTCCCAGCGCATACTGTTCGGATAAATAGGTATATATATGAAGACTTTCAGTAGGAATTCCATTTAAATATGAAGCTGGAACACTTTTTTTAACTTCTCTGGCTGCACTGTGGTTAACGGCCAATGTATAAACGGAATCGGTGACTTGATAAGTAAATAGCCCTGAGCCTTCCAATCGGGAAATCGAAACGGGTGCTGCAAAATCTCCAAACTGAATATAATCATGCAGATTATAGTTGTCCCTCGGGACATCATGGGGCAGAACTCGGGAGTGCGGACCCGCCCAGGCACCTTTCAGATAAAAGAGAGCCCTTTCTCTCCACAGATATTCCAGCATCTCTGCAGTGATCAGCTTTATGTCTTCACGCTTGGTTGTTTCCCACACGCAGGTAAAGGCTTGAATCCAATGCCAAAGCCATGGCAAGCTTCCGTATTCTTTCATCCCATATTGCCGAATATGCCGAAGTAAAGTAACGGCTTGTTCCTTACCTTCCTGCAAAAGGACTTCGTCCTGGAATCTTTCTGCGATCAGGATTTTAAGTGAAGTCAGCTTAGCTTCATGATGGCTAAAATTCTCTAAACCTTGGTCATATAATTTACTCTGATAAATATGCTTTAAAGACTCCCCCATTTCATGAGTTAGAGGTTCAGGCATTACCTCTTTATTTTTATTATATAAAAAGGCAATCAAGCAGCCCATAAGCTCCACTGGCAGCGTACTTGGCTTGGAATCTGCAGGATCAGGCTCGACAAATAAGGGCCAATGTCCGTAGGTGGAACTGCTCGGATCTCGATCCTGAAGCCTGAGCACTTGCAAAAATAGTTCACATGCCAGGTCTCGCCCTTCTTTATCTCCAATAAATTCGGTTAATCCTTTGCTGTTCACAGCCTCATACAGGTGCGCTGCATAATAAAAGTTATCCCGCAAATCTTGATGAAACCACAATCCACTTTCCGCAATGGGCAGTGTTTTGGCTTTTTTTGCCGCTAAAGCGATAATTTCATGGCTTCGAGTCCTATTCGATGACACAACAAATACCCCCTTAGCAAAATAATCTCCTCATAATCTTCAACAAATGACCACGTTTTCCTCTAATGGTTGATTGACAAACCCGAAGATGCAAACGTAAAATAAATAGATGAAGCACTAACATTTTCAGTCAGGTGGTGAGAATCTTGGCATTACATTTGGAACAGGCTTTGGAAAAGCTGAAAATGACGGGTATACGGATGACTCCGCAAAGGCATGCAATCCTATCTTTTTTGCTGGATTCGATAACCCATCCAACGGCCGATGATATATACAGATCCTTGGAATCCAAGTTTCCGAATATGAGCGTAGCAACCGTTTATAATAATCTCAAGGTTTTTATAGAGGTCGGACTGGTTCGAGAGCTCACGTATGGCGACAGCTCCAGCCGATTTGATGCGGATATGACCGATCATTATCATGCGATTTGCGAGGTATGCGGCAGGATTTCCGATTTTGAGTATCCCCCGCTGACGAAAGTCGAAGCTACTGCGGCTGCGCAGACGGGTTACCAAGTGCGAGGACATCGGCTTGAGGTTAATGGGACTTGTCCGGATTGTATAGGAATTACAAAGCATTAGTAGGACCTCAGCATCTTCATTAGCTTATATTTTATAGTATAATGAACGTGTTCCATCTTCTTAGGGAAGAATTGCGGGCACGTTTTTCTTTTTACCAAAGGAGTGACATCGTTGGTTGACGGCAATGCTAACCATCCTAATAAACGTCTCAATCCAGCCCTGAGACTATTCCTTATTTTCCTCGGTTTATTTTTATTTGTCGGAGGTTTTGCTGCCGTTATTTTTTGGAAAGATTTCGTACCCAACAAAGAGCATGTCGACCCGGATTTTCGCAAGCTGTCCAAGCCTGTTTTTTATAAAGGAAGCTTTTTTCCGGAAAGCGCGATTGGAGAGAAAGAGGGTCTTAAGCTTCCGCTTTCATTGGTTCAAGAGTGGCTCGATCCGTCAATCCTTTACGAACAATCCAGCGATTCCGTGATTATCACGACGAAAGACAAGGTTCTGAGGTTCAAGACGAGCCAGCTGTCTGCATTCATGAATGAAAAACCATATACACTTCAATTTCCTGTCGAGAAAAAAGACGACATTGTCTATGTTCCAATAGAACCGTTACGCCAACTATATCAATTTGAACTGCGAGTCTCCGATCAAACAGGCGCTGTCATTTTGGTCAAGAAAGGTGATCATTTACAGTGGGGTCGAATGGCCAAAGAGAAAGAGGCAGCTCTGCGATCGGGTGCATCGATCCGCTATCCGATTGTATCGCAGCTGGTGTCTGGGGAAAAGCTGATGATCTGGGGAGAAGATGCAGGTTGGTATAAAGTTCAGCAGTCCAGCGGCTATATTGGATATGTATCCAAGGCTGATGTGGTGCTTGATCATGAGGAATCTATCCCCGAGCAGGTTACTCCGGAGCCTTTCATCCCTTGGAAGCCGATGGGCGGCAAAATCAACCTGACCTGGGAGCAGGTTTCAACCAAAAACCCGGACACGGCCAAAATACCCGCCATGCCTAGTTTAAATGTAATCAGTCCTACTTGGTTTTCCTTGGCGGACGGTGATGGCAATTTAACGAATCTCGCCGATCCCGTTTATATGAAATGGACGCAGGAGCGAGGTTATCAGGTATGGGCTTTATTCAGCAATGGCTTTGAGCCTAAACGAACAACAGCAGCTCTTTCCACCTATGACCGCAGGATGAAAATGACCAAGCAGCTGATCGGTTTTGCCCAAATGTATAAGCTTAAAGGAATCAATATTGATTTTGAAAATGTGGCGACCAGCGACAAGGAGAATCTTGTGCAATTTGTCAGGGAAATGACGCCTCTTTTGCATGAACAGGGACTTGTAGTGTCTATCGATGTAACTCCCAAATCCAATAGCGAAATGTGGTCGCTCTTTTACGATAGACCCGCGCTTGCTCAGACTGTTGATTATATGATGCTGATGGCATATGACGAGCATTGGGCTACGAGTCCGGATTCAGGCTCAGTCGGATCACTGCCATGGGTGGAAAAGTCAATTACCCGGTTGTTGGACGAGGATCATATTCCACCTTCTAAGCTTGTCCTGAGCATCCCATTTTATACGCGCCTCTGGACCGAAGAGTTGAAGGATGGCAAGACCGTAGTAACTTCCAAAGCTCTTGGGATGGAATCCGCCCAAACGATTATCAAGGACAAGAAATTGACGCCTGTGCTTAATGCCGAAACTGGGCAAAATTATGTGGAATATAAAGAAGGTACGAAGTTGATGAGAATATGGCTGGAGGACGAGACCTCGGTCCAAGCCCGCATGGAGCTAGTCAAGAAATATGATCTGGCAGGTGTGGCTTCCTGGAGAAGAGGCTTTGAAACGACAAGCATTTGGAATGCTATTTCGAATTCATTGCAAAAAAGGCCATAGTAATATGAAAGCAAAAGAAGCTGCCCGCGCGGGCAGCTTCTTTTGCTTTTTGAATCCGATTAGAGTCTATCTAATGCAGCTTGTGTCCCTGTTTAACCTCATGTAGAGCCTCAGGCTGAACATGATCTTCCATGCGTTCCACGCCCGTTTCCAGCTCGGGATCGAGGGTCAGCATGGTCTTGCAAAACATACATCGGTCCGTTTTCCCAAGAATTTTCGTGCGACGTCCGCATTCGGGACAATCGATGACCGTTGCCGTGGTGGACAGCATGCCTGCCCAAAAATATATGCCCATGCTCACCAGCATTCCCAGCATACCAATGATCATAAAAACAACAGCAATAATCCTTCCCGCGGTGCCCCAATTGAACACAATTCCGGCCAGACCTATAATCATGAGCAGCATTCCGCCCATTGTCATCAGCAGTCCCCACAGACGAAACTCATTGACCTTGCTTGATTTTAAACGCAAAAGGTTTACTTCCTTTCTTTGGCTGGATTTTAAGTTTTGTATTAAAAATCACAAAATGTGCAGGAAACCATGCAGCTTTGTAGAAATAAATAGATATCCTAATAAAACGGGGGCACTTGCTACCATGGACATCAATAAAGACCAAATCACCTTCAAGTTCAAAGATGATCCTATGATTATCAGTGTGACAGTCGTCCATAACCCCAAGCAGCTTCCGGCCCTGACCGATGGGTTTGATATCTTGCTTCTTATTATCACAAGGGACCCAAACCTTATCAATCATATAACTAATTATATAAAAGACGGTGTGCGTATACAAGAAAGATGGGTGAGTCCGTCCGCTTTGGAGGAATGGATTCGTAACGGCGACAATCGCAACCTCATTCATTGGCTTTTAAAAGGGGAGATTCTTCTGGACCAGAATACTTATTTAGAGGGGCTTCGCCATAAGATGCTGGAATTCCCCGATGACCTGAAGGAGCAAAAGCTGTTGATTGAGTTTTCCTTTTTTCTGCGTAAGTACTTACAAAGTAAAGAGCATCTTCTTGATGAGCATCTGATGGATGCTTACAACAATATTTTAGAAGCGCTGCATCATTGGGCGCGAATTGTTATTATTGAAGAAGGCTCTCACCCGGACGCTACTGTCTGGAGTCAGATCCGGAACATCAATCCGGGAGTCTATAAGCTGTATGAAGAGCTGATGACAAGTAAAGAAACCTTGAAGCAGCGTGTGCAGCTTGTGCTTCTGGCTTGTGAATTCTCGGTTATGTCCAAAATGGAACGCTGCTGCAAGGCGCTGATGCGTATCTTGCATGAACGTGAAATGCCCTGGAGTGCGAATGAGCTTCAGCAGCATCCCCAGCTGGCGGAGATCAAGAGAGAATTGCCTTTGTTGCTCAATAAGCTGGTGAAGAAATCTCTGATCAGAGAAGTGGCTATTCCCATCGATGATGATTTCATAGAAATTGAGCTTAAATATACTTCAGCATAAGGTTCGCAGGGGAAAGAATCAATCATTCGATTGGTTCTTTTTTCATGCTTGACTTTGGTTGGGGTTTCATGATAAATTAGTTTTCGCCGCTAAAAAAGGGCTGTACTCTAAGCGTGTTTATAAGCGGCCAGTAAGAAACTGGAAGACGTTTTGTGCTTGCATCGAACACCTTGTTTGTGATATATTATAAAAGTCGCCGCTAAACGGGCGATGATGCAAATGATCAGAAATTGCTCTTTGAAAACTGAACAACGAGTGAAGAAGCGATCGGCCTTAGGTTGATCAACAACGAGGAAAATCTCAGCGATGAGATCAACTCAAAACGAGAGAAATCTCGCCAGTTTTACATTTTGAGCTGTTTAAGCTTGAGAATAAAAGCCGCATGGACTTATGGTCCGTGTGCAACTTTATTGGAGAGTTTGATCCTGGCTCAGGACGAACGCTGGCGGCGTGCCTAATACATGCAAGTCGAGCGGATTTATTCCTTCGGGGATGAGTCAGCGGCGGACGGGTGAGTAACACGTAGGCAACCTGCCTGAAGGATCGGGATAACTATCGGAAACGATAGCTAAGACCGAATAATTGTCGCTTTCGCATGAAGGCGCCATGAAACACGGAGCAATCTGTGGCCTTTGGATGGGCCTGCGGCGCATTAGCTAGTAGGTGAGGTAATGGCTCACCTAGGCGACGATGCGTAGCCGACCTGAGAGGGTGAACGGCCACACTGGGACTGAGACACGGCCCAGACTCCTACGGGAGGCAGCAGTAGGGAATCTTCCGCAATGGACGCAAGTCTGACGGAGCAACGCCGCGTGAGTGATGAAGGTTTTCGGATCGTAAAGCTCTGTTGCCCTAGACGAACGAGTCAGAGAGTAACTGCTCTGGCTGTGACGGTATAGGAGAAGAAAGCCCCGGCTAACTACGTGCCAGCAGCCGCGGTAATACGTAGGGGGCAAGCGTTGTCCGGAATTATTGGGCGTAAAGCGCGCGCAGGCGGTTCAGTAAGTTGGATGTTTAAAGCCGGGGCTCAACCCCGGTGCGCATCCAAAACTGGTGGACTTGAGTGTAGGAGAGGAAAGTGGAATTCCACGTGTAGCGGTGAAATGCGTAGAGATGTGGAGGAACACCAGTGGCGAAGGCGACTTTCTGGCCTATAACTGACGCTGAGGCGCGAAAGCGTGGGGAGCAAACAGGATTAGATACCCTGGTAGTCCACGCCGTAAACGATGAGTGCTAGGTGTTAGGGGTTTCGATGCCCTTGGTGCCGAAGTTAACACAGTAAGCACTCCGCCTGGGGAGTACGCTCGCAAGAGTGAAACTCAAAGGAATTGACGGGGACCCGCACAAGCAGTGGAGTATGTGGTTTAATTCGAAGCAACGCGAAGAACCTTACCAGGTCTTGACATCCCCCTGAATAGTTTAGAGATAAGCTAGGCCTTCGGGACAGGGGAGACAGGTGGTGCATGGTTGTCGTCAGCTCGTGTCGTGAGATGTTGGGTTAAGTCCCGCAACGAGCGCAACCCTTGATGTTAGTTGCCAGCGAGTAAGGTCGGGCACTCTAACGTGACTGCCGGTGACAAACCGGAGGAAGGTGGGGATGACGTCAAATCATCATGCCCCTTATGACCTGGGCTACACACGTACTACAATGGCCGGTACAACGGGAAGCGAAGGAGCGATCTGGAGCGAATCCTTAGAAGCCGGTCTCAGTTCGGATTGCAGGCTGCAACTCGCCTGCATGAAGTCGGAATTGCTAGTAATCGCGGATCAGCATGCCGCGGTGAATACGTTCCCGGGTCTTGTACACACCGCCCGTCACACCACGAGAGTTTACAACACCCGAAGTCGGTGGGGTAACCCGCAAGGGAGCCAGCCGCCGAAGGTGGGGTAGATGATTGGGGTGAAGTCGTAACAAGGTAGCCGTATCGGAAGGTGCGGCTGGATCACCTCCTTTCTATGGAGACTTGAGCGCTGCGATGCGCTCAGTCAAGAAGGCTTAGCCTTCACAACTTCTTCTTCACTCGTTGTCAGTTTTGAGAGGGTAATTCCTTTCAACAGTAAATAAGGGACGTAAAGTCCGTTATTTACAAAATTTGTTCCTTGAAAACTAGATAGCGAAACGAACAATGTTGCAGCGGCTAGTCCGTTGTAGCAAGCGTGAAACTTAGAATTCCTTTAAGCATCATTTGTGTCACAACAAATGAATGTTTCTAGATACCCGCTGAGCAATCAGCACTGGTTAAGCTAGAAAGAGCACACGGAGGATGCCTAGGCACTAGGAGCCGAAGAAGGACGTGGCGAACGACGAAATGCCTCGGGGAGCCGTAAGCAGGCTTTGATCCGGGGATGTCCGAATGGGGGAACCCGGCTGTGGTAATGCGCAGTCACCACTATCTGAATTCATAGGATAGTTGGAGGCATACCCAGGGAACTGAAACATCTAAGTACCTGGAGGAACAGAAAACAAAAGTGATTCCGTCAGTAGCGGCGAGCGAACGCGGAGAAGCCCAAACCAGGGAGCTTGCTCCCTGGGGTTGTAGGACGTCAACATGGGGTTAGCTTGGTAGGTGAAGAGGTCTGGAAAGGCCCGGCAAAGAAGGTAAAAGCCCTGTAGCCCAAACCAAGCGAAACCCCTAGACGGATCCTGAGTACGGCGGGACACGTGAAACCCCGTCGGAATCCGGCAGGACCATCTGCCAAGGCTAAATACTCCCTAGTGACCGATAGTGAAGCAGTACCGTGAGGGAAAGGTGAAAAGCACCGCGGAAGCGGAGTGAAAAAGAACCTGAAACCGTGTGCTTACAAAAAGTCAGAGCACTTTCTATGTGTGATGGCGTGCCTTTTGTAGAATGAACCGGCGAGTTACGTTTGCATGCGAGGTTAAGTTGAAAAGACGGAGCCGCAGCGAAAGCGAGTCTGAATAGGGCGCATGAGTATGCAGGCGTAGACCCGAAACCGTGTGATCTACCCCTGTCCAGGGTGAAGGTGAGGTAACACTCACTGGAGGCCCGAACCCACGAATGTTGAAAAATTCGGGGATGAGGTGGGGGTAGCGGAGAAATTCCAATCGAACTCGGAGATAGCTGGTTCTCCCCGAAATAGCTTTAGGGCTAGCCTCGGAAAACGAGTTGTGGAGGTAAAGCACTGATTGGGTGCGGGGCCCGCCAAGGGTTACCAAGTCCAGTCAAACTCTGAATGCCACAAACTTAGATCCGGGAGTCAGACAGTGAGTGCTAAGATCCATTGTCAAGAGGGAAACAGCCCAGACCATCAGCTAAGGTCCCTAAGTACGTGTTAAGTGGGAAAGGATGTGGAGTTGCCCAGACAACCAGGATGTTGGCTTAGAAGCAGCCACCATTGAAAGAGTGCGTAATAGCTCACTGGTCGAGTGACTCTGCGCCGAAAATGTAACGGGGCTAAACACGCCACCGAAGCTATGGCTGGCGCGAACAAGATTCGCGCTTGGGTAGGGGAGCGTTGTATGTACGTAGAATTCTGACCGTGAGGACAGGTGGAGCGCATACAAGTGAGAATGCCGGTATAAGTAACGAAAAGATCAGTGAGAATCTGATCCGCCGAAAGCCTAAGGTTTCCTGAGGAAGGCTCGTCCGCTCAGGGTAAGTCGGGACCTAAGGCGAGGCCG includes:
- a CDS encoding GNAT family N-acetyltransferase; translated protein: MVIKRLSMKSNEEVLELLTMQLASYQVEADLIGFDGIPPLKDGIQSLKEAKETFIGCYMEAEGKEELTGAISFTRNGSVVEICRMIVDPKHFRKGIASSLLRHLMAEQRRKGVSRFIVSTGTANFPAVSLYKSFGFHERRVITIAPNITLTTFECSEENYNPEP
- the perR gene encoding peroxide-responsive transcriptional repressor PerR, which produces MALHLEQALEKLKMTGIRMTPQRHAILSFLLDSITHPTADDIYRSLESKFPNMSVATVYNNLKVFIEVGLVRELTYGDSSSRFDADMTDHYHAICEVCGRISDFEYPPLTKVEATAAAQTGYQVRGHRLEVNGTCPDCIGITKH
- a CDS encoding glycosyl hydrolase family 18 protein; this translates as MVDGNANHPNKRLNPALRLFLIFLGLFLFVGGFAAVIFWKDFVPNKEHVDPDFRKLSKPVFYKGSFFPESAIGEKEGLKLPLSLVQEWLDPSILYEQSSDSVIITTKDKVLRFKTSQLSAFMNEKPYTLQFPVEKKDDIVYVPIEPLRQLYQFELRVSDQTGAVILVKKGDHLQWGRMAKEKEAALRSGASIRYPIVSQLVSGEKLMIWGEDAGWYKVQQSSGYIGYVSKADVVLDHEESIPEQVTPEPFIPWKPMGGKINLTWEQVSTKNPDTAKIPAMPSLNVISPTWFSLADGDGNLTNLADPVYMKWTQERGYQVWALFSNGFEPKRTTAALSTYDRRMKMTKQLIGFAQMYKLKGINIDFENVATSDKENLVQFVREMTPLLHEQGLVVSIDVTPKSNSEMWSLFYDRPALAQTVDYMMLMAYDEHWATSPDSGSVGSLPWVEKSITRLLDEDHIPPSKLVLSIPFYTRLWTEELKDGKTVVTSKALGMESAQTIIKDKKLTPVLNAETGQNYVEYKEGTKLMRIWLEDETSVQARMELVKKYDLAGVASWRRGFETTSIWNAISNSLQKRP
- a CDS encoding DUF2614 family zinc ribbon-containing protein; this encodes MRLKSSKVNEFRLWGLLMTMGGMLLMIIGLAGIVFNWGTAGRIIAVVFMIIGMLGMLVSMGIYFWAGMLSTTATVIDCPECGRRTKILGKTDRCMFCKTMLTLDPELETGVERMEDHVQPEALHEVKQGHKLH
- a CDS encoding nucleotidyltransferase-like protein, with the translated sequence MDINKDQITFKFKDDPMIISVTVVHNPKQLPALTDGFDILLLIITRDPNLINHITNYIKDGVRIQERWVSPSALEEWIRNGDNRNLIHWLLKGEILLDQNTYLEGLRHKMLEFPDDLKEQKLLIEFSFFLRKYLQSKEHLLDEHLMDAYNNILEALHHWARIVIIEEGSHPDATVWSQIRNINPGVYKLYEELMTSKETLKQRVQLVLLACEFSVMSKMERCCKALMRILHEREMPWSANELQQHPQLAEIKRELPLLLNKLVKKSLIREVAIPIDDDFIEIELKYTSA